The following are encoded together in the Pseudomonas maumuensis genome:
- the ccoN gene encoding cytochrome-c oxidase, cbb3-type subunit I, with amino-acid sequence MNTTSSTAYNYQVVRQFAIMTVVWGIVGMGLGVFIAAQLAWPAFNLDLPWTSFGRLRPLHTNAVIFAFGGCALFATSYYSVQRTCQTTLFAPRLAAFTFWGWQLVILLAAISLPLGYTSTKEYAELEWPIDILITIVWVAYAVVFFGTLMKRNTKHIYVGNWFFGAFILTVAILHIVNNLEVPVSLTKSYSLYAGATDAMVQWWYGHNAVGFFLTAGFLGMMYYYVPKQAERPVYSYRLSIVHFWALITLYIWAGPHHLHYTALPDWAQSLGMIMSLILLAPSWGGMINGMMTLSGAWHKLRSDPILRFLVVSLAFYGMSTFEGPMMAIKTVNALSHYTDWTIGHVHAGALGWVAMISIGALYHTIPKVFGKERMYSLGLINAHFWLATIGTVLYIASMWVNGIAQGLMWRAVNSDGTLTYSFVETLVASHPGFVVRFVGGVIFLSGMFLMAWNTWRTVRAPAAEQATANAQLA; translated from the coding sequence ATGAACACAACCAGCAGTACCGCCTACAACTACCAGGTGGTCCGCCAATTCGCCATCATGACGGTGGTGTGGGGCATCGTCGGGATGGGGCTCGGCGTCTTCATTGCCGCCCAGCTCGCCTGGCCCGCCTTCAACCTTGACCTGCCGTGGACCAGCTTCGGCCGCCTGCGACCCTTGCACACCAACGCGGTGATCTTCGCCTTCGGCGGCTGTGCCCTGTTCGCCACCTCGTATTATTCGGTGCAACGCACCTGCCAGACCACCCTGTTCGCGCCGCGCCTGGCCGCGTTCACCTTCTGGGGCTGGCAACTGGTGATCCTGCTGGCGGCCATCAGCCTGCCGCTGGGCTACACCAGCACCAAGGAATACGCCGAACTGGAGTGGCCGATCGACATCCTGATCACCATCGTCTGGGTCGCCTATGCCGTGGTGTTCTTCGGTACGCTGATGAAGCGCAACACCAAGCACATCTACGTGGGCAACTGGTTCTTCGGCGCCTTCATCCTGACCGTGGCGATCCTGCATATCGTCAACAACCTGGAAGTACCGGTCAGCCTGACCAAGTCCTACTCGCTCTATGCGGGTGCCACCGATGCCATGGTGCAGTGGTGGTACGGCCATAACGCCGTGGGCTTCTTCCTGACCGCCGGCTTCCTGGGGATGATGTACTACTACGTACCCAAGCAGGCCGAGCGTCCGGTGTATTCGTATCGCCTGTCGATCGTGCATTTCTGGGCGCTGATCACCCTGTACATCTGGGCCGGCCCGCACCACCTGCACTACACCGCCCTGCCGGACTGGGCGCAGTCGCTGGGCATGATCATGTCGCTGATCCTCCTGGCCCCGAGCTGGGGCGGCATGATCAACGGCATGATGACCCTCTCGGGTGCCTGGCATAAGCTGCGCAGCGACCCGATCCTGCGCTTCCTGGTCGTCTCGCTGGCGTTCTACGGCATGTCCACCTTCGAAGGCCCGATGATGGCCATCAAGACGGTCAACGCCCTGTCCCATTACACCGACTGGACCATCGGCCACGTCCACGCCGGCGCGCTCGGCTGGGTGGCGATGATCTCCATCGGCGCGCTGTACCACACCATCCCGAAAGTGTTCGGCAAAGAGCGCATGTACAGCCTCGGGCTGATCAACGCGCACTTCTGGCTGGCCACCATCGGCACCGTGCTCTACATCGCCTCGATGTGGGTCAACGGCATCGCCCAGGGCCTGATGTGGCGCGCGGTCAACAGCGACGGCACGCTGACCTACTCGTTCGTCGAAACCCTGGTGGCCAGCCACCCAGGCTTCGTCGTGCGCTTCGTCGGCGGCGTGATCTTCCTCAGCGGCATGTTCCTGATGGCCTGGAACACCTGGCGCACCGTGCGTGCCCCGGCTGCCGAGCAAGCCACCGCCAACGCCCAGCTGGCTTGA
- a CDS encoding alpha/beta family hydrolase: MINGQSAGIDGDQWAKIGNVPGLRCDPPQIPADRSVCGCLILAHGAGAPMDSGFMEDMAQRLAGQGVGVVRFEFPYMAERRLNGGKRPPNPQKVLLECWRAVYDQVRPLVAGALAIGGKSMGGRMASLLADELGADALVCLGYPFYAVGKPEKPRVEHLAGLRTRTLIVQGERDALGNREAVEGYALSPAIEVSWLAAADHDLKPLKASGFSHEQHMQAAAERVARFLS; this comes from the coding sequence ATGATTAATGGGCAAAGTGCCGGTATTGACGGGGATCAATGGGCGAAGATCGGAAATGTCCCAGGCTTGCGCTGCGATCCTCCGCAAATTCCGGCGGATCGCAGCGTTTGCGGCTGCCTGATCCTGGCGCACGGCGCCGGTGCGCCGATGGACAGCGGGTTTATGGAGGACATGGCGCAAAGGCTGGCAGGGCAAGGGGTAGGGGTGGTGCGCTTCGAGTTTCCCTACATGGCCGAACGGCGGTTGAATGGCGGCAAGCGGCCGCCCAATCCGCAGAAGGTGTTGCTCGAATGCTGGCGGGCTGTATACGACCAGGTGCGACCATTGGTCGCAGGGGCGTTGGCCATAGGTGGCAAGTCCATGGGAGGGCGCATGGCCAGCCTGTTGGCTGATGAACTGGGCGCCGATGCGCTGGTGTGCCTGGGGTATCCGTTCTATGCCGTCGGCAAGCCGGAGAAACCTCGCGTGGAGCATCTTGCAGGCCTGCGCACACGCACGCTGATCGTGCAGGGCGAGCGGGATGCCCTGGGCAATCGCGAGGCGGTCGAGGGGTATGCGCTATCGCCGGCGATCGAGGTGAGCTGGCTGGCGGCGGCGGACCATGATCTGAAGCCGCTGAAGGCGTCGGGGTTCAGCCACGAGCAGCATATGCAGGCGGCGGCGGAGCGGGTGGCCAGGTTTCTCTCATGA
- a CDS encoding pyrimidine/purine nucleoside phosphorylase → MFKVNEYFDGTVKSIAFEGKEGPATVGVMAPGEYEFGTAKREIMHVVSGALSVKLPGSDNWETFNAGDKFNVAADSKFQLKVAVDTAYLCEYRD, encoded by the coding sequence ATGTTCAAGGTCAATGAGTACTTCGATGGCACCGTCAAGTCGATCGCCTTCGAAGGCAAGGAAGGTCCGGCCACCGTGGGCGTGATGGCCCCGGGCGAGTACGAGTTCGGCACCGCCAAGCGCGAGATCATGCATGTGGTGTCCGGCGCCCTGAGCGTGAAGCTGCCAGGTAGCGACAACTGGGAAACCTTCAACGCTGGCGACAAGTTCAACGTGGCCGCCGACAGCAAGTTCCAACTGAAGGTGGCCGTGGACACTGCCTACCTGTGCGAGTACCGCGACTAA
- a CDS encoding exonuclease domain-containing protein: MGHWLVIDLEATTDNGGWPITEMEIIEIGASLVTREGREVDHFQRFVRPRRRPQLTPFCCELTHITQANVDDAEKFDLVWRQFEQWLQPHHAQLQAWVSWGDYDRKQLLQEWQLHHVRSLLEQLPHINLKQRFAKARHLQRPAGLNSALQLAGLQFAGQQHRALEDARNTARLLPLSLPPGAA, translated from the coding sequence ATGGGCCACTGGTTGGTGATCGACCTGGAAGCCACTACCGACAACGGCGGTTGGCCGATCACGGAGATGGAAATCATTGAAATCGGCGCGAGCCTGGTCACCCGCGAAGGGCGCGAGGTCGATCACTTCCAGCGTTTCGTGCGCCCCAGGCGGCGGCCGCAGTTGACGCCTTTCTGCTGCGAACTGACGCACATCACCCAGGCCAACGTCGATGACGCGGAGAAATTCGACCTGGTCTGGCGCCAGTTCGAACAGTGGCTGCAGCCGCACCATGCACAGTTGCAGGCGTGGGTCAGCTGGGGCGACTACGACCGCAAGCAACTGTTGCAGGAATGGCAACTGCATCATGTGCGCAGCCTGCTGGAGCAACTGCCGCATATCAACCTCAAGCAACGTTTCGCCAAGGCCCGCCACCTGCAGCGCCCGGCGGGGCTGAACAGCGCCCTGCAACTGGCCGGCCTGCAGTTTGCCGGGCAGCAGCACCGGGCCCTGGAAGACGCCCGCAACACCGCCCGCCTGCTGCCCTTGAGCCTGCCGCCGGGCGCAGCCTGA
- a CDS encoding substrate-binding periplasmic protein gives MIPLLSVKVSSSLLLFAAVSLGGAAWADEVLEVKIGAAHFPPYTVRPEQGADTGLLPQLVEALNRLQPQYRFVLVPTSIPRRFGDFQQGRTDMAIFENPQWGWQEIAHKTVDMGLEDAEIFVSRQQAGRDQHYFDDLEGKRLALFNGYHYAFADFNPDPAWLKKRYRATLTYSHDSNLNMVERGRADIALVTRSYLSDFLKRNPDSASQLLASQRVDQVYHHYALLRPGASISPEAFANLLRRLRENGELLRIFQPYKITVEAPHD, from the coding sequence TTGATCCCACTGCTCAGCGTCAAGGTTTCGTCTTCCCTGCTGTTGTTCGCCGCAGTATCGCTGGGCGGTGCGGCGTGGGCCGACGAGGTGCTGGAAGTGAAGATCGGCGCGGCGCACTTCCCACCCTATACCGTGCGCCCCGAGCAGGGCGCCGATACGGGTTTGTTGCCGCAGTTGGTCGAGGCGTTGAACCGTTTGCAGCCCCAGTACCGTTTCGTTCTGGTGCCCACCTCTATTCCCCGGCGCTTTGGCGATTTCCAGCAAGGTCGCACCGATATGGCGATCTTCGAGAACCCGCAGTGGGGTTGGCAGGAGATTGCCCACAAGACCGTGGACATGGGATTGGAGGATGCCGAGATCTTCGTCAGCCGCCAGCAGGCCGGGCGTGACCAGCACTACTTCGACGATCTCGAAGGCAAGCGCTTGGCACTGTTCAATGGCTATCACTACGCCTTCGCCGATTTCAACCCGGATCCAGCTTGGTTGAAGAAGCGCTACCGGGCGACCCTGACCTATTCCCACGACAGTAACCTGAACATGGTCGAGCGCGGGCGTGCGGACATCGCCCTGGTCACGCGTTCGTACCTCAGCGATTTTCTCAAGCGCAATCCGGACAGCGCCAGCCAGTTGCTGGCCTCGCAACGGGTCGACCAGGTCTACCATCACTACGCGCTGCTGCGCCCCGGGGCGTCCATCAGCCCCGAGGCGTTCGCCAACCTGTTGCGCCGGTTGCGCGAAAATGGCGAGCTGCTGCGGATCTTCCAGCCCTACAAGATTACCGTCGAGGCGCCGCACGACTAA
- a CDS encoding RNA polymerase factor sigma-70 produces the protein MAEQLSTSKCDSPLLQAFVDNRSILVKIAARITGCRSRAEDVVQDAFFRLSAAPQITSSFKAQLSYLFQIVRNLAIDHYRKQAMELRYSGSEEEGMNVVIQNASPEATHINLATLEHIADALDELPKRTRYAFEMYRLHGVPQKDIAKELGVSPTLVNFMIRDALIHCRKSSRLS, from the coding sequence ATGGCGGAACAACTATCCACAAGTAAGTGCGATTCACCATTACTCCAGGCATTCGTCGACAACCGCAGCATCCTGGTCAAGATCGCAGCCCGCATCACTGGCTGCCGCTCGCGCGCCGAGGATGTGGTGCAGGACGCCTTCTTCAGGCTCAGCGCCGCCCCGCAGATCACCTCATCGTTCAAGGCCCAGCTCAGCTACCTGTTCCAGATCGTGCGCAACCTGGCCATCGATCACTACCGCAAGCAGGCCATGGAACTCAGGTACTCCGGCAGCGAGGAGGAAGGGATGAACGTGGTCATCCAGAACGCCTCACCCGAAGCCACCCACATCAACCTCGCCACGCTGGAACACATCGCCGACGCCCTCGACGAATTGCCCAAGCGTACCCGCTACGCCTTCGAGATGTACCGCCTGCATGGCGTGCCGCAGAAAGACATCGCCAAGGAACTGGGGGTCTCACCGACGCTGGTCAACTTCATGATCCGCGATGCGCTGATCCACTGCCGCAAGAGCAGCCGTCTGAGCTGA